In Bacteroidota bacterium, a single genomic region encodes these proteins:
- a CDS encoding sugar transferase produces MQVKIPIWKRTFDILFTSFAVLALSPIYLLTILLIRLESKGPIFYNATRVGAGLNIFPFHKFRSMYVGTDSATKMKELAALNQYTNESEQKEIDAGPVYDCPRCNKAEEPCSPILKDNKGKDICEYQYNNWKKKKEKNVFVKYANDPRITKVGKFIRKTSIDELPQLFNILKGDMSIVGNRPIPMYESELITSDAWGERFNAPAGLTGLWQVSKRGKAEMSEEERKSLDIEYARTYSFWGDIKIIFKTFTAVLQHEDV; encoded by the coding sequence ATGCAGGTTAAAATTCCTATTTGGAAAAGAACATTTGACATATTATTTACATCCTTTGCTGTTCTTGCTTTATCCCCAATATATTTGTTAACAATACTACTTATTCGTTTGGAATCAAAAGGTCCAATTTTTTATAATGCCACAAGAGTTGGTGCAGGATTAAATATATTTCCGTTTCATAAATTCAGATCAATGTATGTAGGAACCGATTCTGCTACTAAGATGAAAGAACTTGCTGCACTTAATCAATATACTAATGAAAGTGAACAAAAAGAGATAGATGCCGGACCGGTTTACGATTGTCCCCGATGCAATAAAGCAGAAGAACCATGTTCACCTATCTTAAAAGATAATAAGGGCAAAGATATATGTGAATATCAATACAATAATTGGAAAAAGAAGAAAGAAAAAAACGTTTTTGTTAAGTATGCAAATGACCCAAGAATTACGAAAGTTGGGAAATTTATTAGAAAAACAAGTATTGATGAACTTCCACAATTATTTAATATCCTTAAAGGCGATATGTCTATTGTAGGCAATAGGCCAATTCCAATGTATGAAAGCGAATTAATTACATCTGATGCTTGGGGTGAGCGTTTCAATGCTCCGGCAGGCCTTACGGGACTTTGGCAGGTTTCTAAAAGAGGAAAAGCAGAAATGTCGGAAGAAGAAAGAAAAAGTCTTGATATAGAATATGCCAGAACTTATTCGTTCTGGGGCGACATAAAAATAATATTTAAAACATTCACAGCAGTACTTCAACACGAAGATGTTTAG